The stretch of DNA CGGCCTGCGACAATCCCATCGTCGATCCGATTGAAGAGAACGTGCTACACGGGGGAAATTTCCACGGAGACTATATCTCGCTGGAAGAGGATAAGGTGAAAATCGCTACGGTAAGACTGACGATGATGGCCGAAAGGCAACTCAACTATCTCTTTCACGACCGTATTAACAACATCCTTCCTCCCTTTCTCAATATGGGAGTGTTAGGGTTGAACTACGGAATGCAAGCGTGCCAGTTCACGGCCACGTCTACCACGGCCGAAAGTCAGACCCTTGCCATGCCCAACTATGTGCATTCCATCCCCAACAATAACGATAATCAGGACATTGTGTCGATGGGCACGAACTCGGCACTGCTCTGTCGGCAGGTCATCGACAACGCCTACCAGGTGATGGCTATCCATACCATCGCTCTGGCGCAGGCTACCGACTGTCTGGAAATAGCCGAAGAACTGGCTCCAGCTACGCGCGTGATATATAATAAGGTGAGAGAGCTGTGTCCGAAGTTTGTAGAGGATACGCCTTTCTATGAGGATATTGCTCGGGTGGAGGAGTTTTTAAGGATATAATAAAAGAATGAAATACGCTTTAGTGACAGGAGGTTCGCGCGGAATAGGCCGGGCCGTATGTATCAAATTGGCCGCGGCGGGTATACCGGTGGTCATCAACTATGTGAGCAACGACGAGGCTGCGCGGCAGACAAAGGAGGAAGTGGAGCGGTTGGGCGTGAAGGCCGAATTGCTGAAGTTCGACGCTGCCAAGCCTGAAGACATCGAACGGGCTCTCAACGATTGGGAAACGGTTCATCCCGATGACTATGTGGATGTGCTGGTGAACAATGCCGGTATCCGGAAAGACAATCTGATGATTTTCATGCAGAACGAAGAGTGGAGCGATGTGCTGCAAACCACGCTCAATGGCTTCTTTTATGTCACGCGTCGGCTGCTTAAAAACATGATGACTCGTCGCCATGGGCGCATCGTCAACATGGCTTCGCTCTCGGGATTGAACGGAATGCCGGGTCAAACGAATTATTCTGCAGCCAAAGCAGCACTCATCGGCGCGACAAAAGCGCTGGCACAGGAGGTGGCTCCGCGAAAAATCACAGTGAATGCCGTGGCTCCGGGCTTTATCGAAAGCGACATGACGAAAGATCTGAACGAGGCTGAACTCAAGAAGTTGGTACCCGTTGGAAGGTTTGGTAAGTGTGAAGAGGTGGCCGCTCTCGTGGCTTTCCTCGCCTCGGATGAGGCTGCTTACATCACGGGCGAAGTGATCAAGATCAGCGGAGGAATGGGATAAGGATTGGAAGAGATCATTGACAGTTGAGAATTGACAATACGAAAACATGCAGAAAAGAGTAGTAATAACGGGCATCGGCATTTGGGGATGCTTGGGAAAAGATACAAAAGAGGTGACCGAAAGCTTGCGAGCAGGACGCTCGGGCATCGGTTTGGATGAAGAACGGCTCACTTACGGTTATCAAAGCGCACTGACCGGCATCGTGGAACGACCGAAACTGAAAGGCCTTCTCGACCGTAGACTGCGAACAGGAATGGCCGAAGAGGGTGAATATGCTTTTATGGCCAGTCGCGAAGCCTTTGCTATGGCCGGCATTACGGAGGATGATCTGCTCAAAAACGAGGTGGGTTGCATCTTTGGAAACGACTCTTCGTTGACGCCTGTGATAGAAGCCGCCGCCATCATGAACGAGAAACACGACTCGCAACTGTTGGGGTCGGGCTACATCTTTCAGTCGATGAACTCTACAGTGACGATGAATCTCAGCACGATCTTTCATCTGCGTGGCATCAACTTCACCGTCAGTGCGGCCTGTGCCAGTGGTAGTCACTCTATCGGACTGGGCTTTATGATGATTCGACAAGGCCTGCAAGATATGGTTCTCTGTGGTGGTGCGCAGGAAGTGAACCTCTATTCGATGGCCACTTTCGACGCTTTGGGGGCCTTCTCCAAGCGAATGGACGACCCGCAGCGAGCTTCTCGACCCTTCGATCGCGACCGTGACGGGCTCATTCCCAGCGGTGGAGCTGCCGCTTTGGTGCTCGAAGATTATGATCACGCTCTTGCCCGCGGCGCAAATATCCTCTGCGAGGTGACGGGTTACGGCTTCTCAAGCAACGGAGGCGGTATTTCGCAGCCCAGCGACGACGGATCGGTGCTCGCTATGCAACGTGCCATGACGGATGCAGCCATCTCTCCGGCTGATATAGACTACATCAACGCTCACGCTACCTCCACTCCGCAAGGCGATATGTTTGAGGGTAAAGCTCTGGGACGGCTTTTCGGCGGCGAACGCGCCTGGATCAGTTCCACCAAAGGTATGACTGGACATGAATGTTGGATGGCTGGTGCCAGTGAAGTGGTCTACTCTGTGTTGATGATGCAAAACGATTTTATTGCTCCTAACATCAACTTTGAAAACCCCGACCCGCATTTCGATCCGCTCCACCTGGCTACCGAGACCATCGAGACGGAGGTAAGAACGGTGCTTTCCAACTCTTTCGGCTTCGGCGGAACTAACAGTGCGCTCGTGATTCGGAAATAAACACACTTCAACAATATAAATAATAACGACAATGAAAAAGATTTTCTTGCTCCTTTCCGTCCTGTTCAGCTCTCTGACGATGCTGGCAGGCAGTGACGTAGACTTTGTAAAAGGCAATGCTTGCATCATGAACGAGGCCGCTACCTGTACTATCGAAGCTAATTATACTGACCTTTTTATCGAGGGAAAGCCTTATCTTGAACACATGAAAGAGAAAGGTGGCACCAGCCTTAAAGACTGGGAAGACGACGTAAGACGAGCCGTCGACGAATTTATCAAAGAGTGGAACGGGCATAATAAGAAAGGTCTCCGACTAACCGTCGACAAATCTGCAGCCAACGCCTATCGAATGGTCATCAAAATGAAGAAACTCAACTTCGGTAGTTCAGCCGCTTCGATGTTCATTGGCTTTGGAGCTGGTGGCGCACAACTCGTGGCCGATATCATGATATATAAAGGTAAAGATGAGGTAACGCGCCTGAAGACCGACGGAGTGAATGGCGGAAGCGGTATATCGGAAACCAGTCGGAT from Prevotella sp. oral taxon 475 encodes:
- the fabG gene encoding 3-oxoacyl-ACP reductase FabG, producing the protein MKYALVTGGSRGIGRAVCIKLAAAGIPVVINYVSNDEAARQTKEEVERLGVKAELLKFDAAKPEDIERALNDWETVHPDDYVDVLVNNAGIRKDNLMIFMQNEEWSDVLQTTLNGFFYVTRRLLKNMMTRRHGRIVNMASLSGLNGMPGQTNYSAAKAALIGATKALAQEVAPRKITVNAVAPGFIESDMTKDLNEAELKKLVPVGRFGKCEEVAALVAFLASDEAAYITGEVIKISGGMG
- a CDS encoding beta-ketoacyl synthase — protein: MQKRVVITGIGIWGCLGKDTKEVTESLRAGRSGIGLDEERLTYGYQSALTGIVERPKLKGLLDRRLRTGMAEEGEYAFMASREAFAMAGITEDDLLKNEVGCIFGNDSSLTPVIEAAAIMNEKHDSQLLGSGYIFQSMNSTVTMNLSTIFHLRGINFTVSAACASGSHSIGLGFMMIRQGLQDMVLCGGAQEVNLYSMATFDALGAFSKRMDDPQRASRPFDRDRDGLIPSGGAAALVLEDYDHALARGANILCEVTGYGFSSNGGGISQPSDDGSVLAMQRAMTDAAISPADIDYINAHATSTPQGDMFEGKALGRLFGGERAWISSTKGMTGHECWMAGASEVVYSVLMMQNDFIAPNINFENPDPHFDPLHLATETIETEVRTVLSNSFGFGGTNSALVIRK